A single genomic interval of Zingiber officinale cultivar Zhangliang chromosome 4A, Zo_v1.1, whole genome shotgun sequence harbors:
- the LOC121972321 gene encoding pectinesterase-like encodes MANFLLAFLLLLLLLRLEHCYGEPMVSYCSRTPYPDVCSSMVNRSDSVFEQSSSLTWNGFRDLLHRATLERAVLAHQRAGERNPNQFDEPRRRAWTDCVELLADTVGLVNRSQVRPGHDAQTWLSAAMTNQRTCRDGFLELGLTAPVIDDGELTESISNLLAVNNAMLIAAGGQHKRRRRLGLLFPEWVAAADQKLLAASDVKSDLVVAKDGSGDYKSIVEAVAAAAKARGGSTARFVIHVKAGVYEEYVEIPNSMENLMMTGDGIDATVVMGNRSVKGGYRTFQSATFGVSGNGFIARDMTFENTAGPEKGQAVALLSKSDHSVFYRCSFKGYQDTLYVHSQRQFYRNCDVYGTIDFIFGNAAVVFQNCNLYVRRPMNGQANVVTAQGRSSSNEPTGISIHNSVVAAASDLTPVQGSFRTYLGRPWREYSRTVVMKTKLGDLIDPAGWLEWNGSSPPSTLYYGEFMNTGTGADTSRRVNWSGYHVINNSSEAEKFTVGSFLSGDSWIPSTGVPYTPGL; translated from the exons ATGGCGAATTTTTTGTTAGCtttcctcctcctcctgctgctgctacGGCTAGAACACTGCTACGGCGAGCCGATGGTGTCATATTGTTCCCGCACCCCCTACCCTGACGTGTGCAGCTCCATGGTCAATCGGTCCGACTCGGTCTTTGAGCAGTCGTCGTCGCTGACTTGGAATGGATTCCGTGATCTCCTCCACCGGGCCACCCTCGAGAGGGCCGTCCTCGCCCACCAGCGGGCCGGGGAGAGGAACCCGAACCAGTTCGACGAGCCGAGGAGACGGGCCTGGACTGACTGCGTCGAGCTGCTGGCTGATACGGTCGGCCTAGTGAACCGGTCGCAGGTTCGCCCGGGTCACGACGCACAGACGTGGCTCAGCGCCGCCATGACGAACCAGCGCACGTGCCGCGATGGCTTCCTCGAGCTCGGTTTGACGGCGCCGGTGATAGACGACGGCGAGCTAACAGAGTCGATCAGTAACTTGCTCGCCGTTAACAACGCGATGCTGATTGCCGCCGGTGGGCAGCATAAACGGCGCCGCCGTTTGGGGTTATTGTTCCCGGAGTGGGTGGCGGCGGCCGACCAGAAGCTACTGGCGGCGTCGGACGTGAAATCGGATCTCGTGGTCGCGAAGGATGGCTCTGGCGACTACAAATCCATTGTCGAAGCCGTGGCGGCTGCGGCCAAGGCGAGGGGAGGAAGCACGGCGAGGTTCGTCATTCACGTGAAGGCCGGCGTCTACGAAGAGTACGTGGAGATTCCTAACTCGATGGAGAATTTAATGATGACCGGCGACGGGATAGATGCTACTGTGGTGATGGGGAACAGGAGCGTTAAAGGCGGCTACCGCACCTTTCAATCGGCCACCTTCG GCGTATCAGGAAACGGATTCATCGCCCGCGACATGACATTCGAAAACACGGCCGGGCCGGAAAAGGGACAGGCGGTGGCGCTCCTATCCAAGTCCGACCACTCCGTCTTCTACAGATGCAGCTTCAAGGGTTACCAGGACACCCTCTACGTCCACTCCCAAAGACAGTTCTACCGAAACTGCGACGTCTACGGAACCATCGACTTCATCTTCGGCAACGCCGCTGTTGTCTTCCAGAACTGCAACCTCTACGTGAGGCGGCCTATGAACGGCCAAGCGAATGTTGTCACGGCTCAGGGCAGGAGCAGCTCGAACGAGCCCACCGGCATATCGATCCACAACTCCGTCGTGGCTGCAGCATCCGACCTCACGCCGGTGCAGGGGTCGTTCAGGACGTACCTCGGCCGACCGTGGAGGGAGTATTCGAGGACGGTGGTGATGAAGACGAAGCTGGGGGACTTGATCGACCCGGCGGGGTGGTTGGAGTGGAATGGCAGCTCCCCACCGAGCACGCTGTACTACGGGGAGTTCATGAACACTGGCACCGGCGCCGACACGAGTAGGAGGGTGAATTGGAGTGGTTATCACGTGATCAATAACTCGTCTGAAGCTGAAAAATTCACCGTCGGAAGCTTCTTGTCCGGCGACTCGTGGATACCATCCACCGGCGTTCCTTACACGCCAGGCCTATAA